The sequence ATAGTAAGAATGGGAGAATAGATTTAGTATCAAAACAAGCATTTACTCAAGGAAGAGATATTACAATAAAACACTACTCAGATGCTGAATGTCTTCCTCCCGAATTTGTTGTAATTCGTGCCTATAGTAGATTAGGGGAAACAGAATATTCTCTTCTCTGTAATAATTGCGAACATTTTGCCAGTTGGTGTAAAACTGGTAATCACTTTAGCGAACAAGTTCCTCAGTGGATGGATAAGGTATGGTGTCAAGCACCTGATATTAGACCTATAGTTCCAGCTACAAATTATACGAGCTACTCCTATTAGTTGATTTCTACTTTAGCTGGTTTAGACTGGCTCTGACTTCTGCGATCGCTTTTTTGGTTTGCTTTGCGCGATCACATTATCATTTTTCCCAAGGACTTTTATTTAACTAAATGAATCCAGCTAATTGTATCTTTTACGCTATTAAATAATCTTTTGTCTGAAGTATAAAATTCGGCATTAAACCTCTCTGACAGAGCGAGGTAATGAGCATCGTAAGCAGCACGAAGATTGAGACTCTTTGCCAGAGCCATAGCTCGCTCGTGCAAATTGCGATCGCCATACAGAGTAATTCCCAAATTCAAAGCCTCTTCTAATAATTGTTCTGCCTCTTCAGGTAAGATTTGTCCCGCCACACTCATGCGATGAAAGACATTAGCAACTTCATAGCCGAACAAAGTAGGAGCGATTATCTGGTAATTTCGCTCTTGCCACTCATCCCACAAAACGATAAATGGTGAAGTTTCAGAGCTAGCTTGAACTAAAAAGACTATAAAATTGGCATCGACGCAAATAATTTCTGACATTATTTATCCTTCTCGCGCGTTCCCTTGCGCCTTTCGTCGGCGCGGGGTCGCTCGTCTTGAGGACAACAAGCTTGCATCAATTGTTCGTCTCTTTCTTCTCGCATCTGATGAATGATTTCAGTTACAGATGGTTTAAAAGGTTTTCCACCACGACGGGCATAAATTTTTTTAGCTCTGGCAATAATTCTGTTTCGCTGTTTTTCCCAATCTGACTGAGGTTTAAGCTTTTCTTCCAGTAATTTCTTTTCTTCTTCTGACAGAGAATTAATTACCTGGACTAAAGATTCAACCAACTTAGTATTCATCGTCTTACAATATCAAGCTTACTTATTTATACTACTAATTCTCCTTGAACGACTGTTTCCAACTGCTGTTCCATCGCAGCCAGACGATTTATTTCTGACCAGGATGTAACCAAACTATTGTAAGAAATTGCCTCTTGTGTCCAGCCTTGTCTGTCGCAAATTACATACAGGCGATAGGCTAAATCTCGGCATATTTCCCCTTTGTCTCCTAATTGAGCCAAGAGTTTAGCTGCACCAATTTCACCCTGTTTATCTAGGGTTTGAATTAAATATTGGGTAGCCTCCCAGTCGGGAGTGCGATCGTCCTTGGCTGGATTCCAGTTTTCGGGTAGCTCTTCTCTTTGAAGCAGTCTAACTTTACCGTTCTTGGCTGTTAGTATTCCTGCTTCTTCTAAGCCTTTGATGCTGGTATTTTTGGCTTTCGAGAGAGTTTCCGCGTCGCCATACTGTCCTTCCTCAAACTGGTACTGTTCAAACCAAGTCAAAGCCCAACGGGTATCGGGGTCAAATTCTCCTTCCTGTTCGTTCAAGAATTCATCGATATAGGAGTTAATTATCTGTAAGGCGGTACGGACGCACATGGGATTGCCATCTGCCTCTAATACCTTGCTATAGCGAGAGAATACAGACATTCCCAAACCGATGCTGGCTTGAGCTAAATCTACAGGGGCGATATTGCCTTGTTGTAGGGTTGCTAAGTCTGCGGGAAATTCTTTTTGGAGTTGTTTGAGGAATTGGCGACGGGTAACGGAGGGAGCATCATCTGTACGAGGACGACAGACAAGTGCGATAGATGATGCTAGGGCATTTGAATTATTGGCAATCATACGATGATGTTGTTCGCTACGCATCGGTAATGTACCAGTAATGCTAAAACCAGCTTGTATTAATCCTTCAAGCATGGTTTCCCAACCAGTTGAAGCAATAGTTGAATTACCATTATTGCCATTAGTTTCCGTTTCTGTTTGTTTGAAAGCATAATAGATAGTTAGAGGATACCTATTGCTAGCCATCTTACGCATTCGTTGAAAAGCTTTGTTTAATCCCGTTTCAAAGAATTCTTTAGCTTTTTGTTTACTTCCTCCAAACCTATAGGGTGTTGCAACTAATTCTGGTTCTTTTGGTACGAGGAGAGTGCTGAATAGATCGGGATAAATTGAGCTTAAGGAACGGCGTAACCAGACGTAAAAAAAGTCAGAGAGGTCTGCATAGCCAATATTATCGTAATAAGGCGGATCGGTTGAGACTACTATTGACTCTCGATAAATATCTGAAGTCGCTGCATCTATTTGAGTTACAATTCCTTTAGCAGAACAAGATAGATTTTGTAGAGATTCAATAGTTGAATTATATAAACTAATCCATCCACCACTAGAGTTACTAAAAGGATTTGCTTCTATATAATCCCATGTCATCGGAATAGCTTGTCTAGCAAAGGTACAACGAACTTGCTGATTGCTGTTGTGCCAAGTAGCTATTGAAGACCAATAATCAGTACATCTATCAACAGCAAATGCTAAGTATGTTGCTAAGGCATCAGCATAAGCTGTTGTTCCAGTTCCGTCTTTATTTTGAGATAGATTATCGTTTTTAATTCCGATGCCAATAGCATTTTTTTTAATAATTTCTCTGACTTCATCTACCAAATCACAAAAAGTATTTAAAGCAACAAGTTGACGAGATGTAAATAGTTCTCCAAACGTTTGCATACCGTAATTAGGTGTTTTGAAATCTCGCGTGTTATATGGTAGTTCTGCTTCTGGCTTCCATTCTGGTTTTGCCAAAGCAGCAATATTCTCGTTTTCTTCGTCAGGAGATAAATAAATTCTTTTCTTATTACCTTCCGCTACAATTGCCATCAATTGAGCGTTCATCCGACCTGCTTTTCCTTCGCTGCGAACATAATCAAGATTGCTAGGAGTAGCACAAGCA is a genomic window of Pleurocapsa sp. PCC 7319 containing:
- a CDS encoding lecithin retinol acyltransferase family protein; protein product: MARGDHIYVPTKVPFINHHGIDCGGNLVIEYSKNGRIDLVSKQAFTQGRDITIKHYSDAECLPPEFVVIRAYSRLGETEYSLLCNNCEHFASWCKTGNHFSEQVPQWMDKVWCQAPDIRPIVPATNYTSYSY
- a CDS encoding type II toxin-antitoxin system VapC family toxin is translated as MSEIICVDANFIVFLVQASSETSPFIVLWDEWQERNYQIIAPTLFGYEVANVFHRMSVAGQILPEEAEQLLEEALNLGITLYGDRNLHERAMALAKSLNLRAAYDAHYLALSERFNAEFYTSDKRLFNSVKDTISWIHLVK
- a CDS encoding DUF1156 domain-containing protein, with the translated sequence MSYRKKLIEVSMPLEAINQESAREKSIRHGHPSTLHLWWARRPLAACRAVLFASLVDDPSAHPDKFPTEEEQQAERQRLHDLIGKIETEEVRGKSKQVVRGLVSWDDIKTDETGTSPIIEAAQKEIARCLAWANNHEPPTESEAVRKYLQEYAPPVYDPFCGGGSIPLEAQRLGIEAHGSDLNPVAVLITKALIEIPPKFKDKPPVNPEARKTKDINQWRGAQGLAEDVRYYGQWMRDEAEKRIGHLYPKVDLPEEHGGGEATVIAWLWARTVKCPNPACGCQMPLVRSFQLSKKKGKEAWVEPIIDRSQNPTVIKFEVKTGEGKPIEGTTSRKGAVCLACATPSNLDYVRSEGKAGRMNAQLMAIVAEGNKKRIYLSPDEENENIAALAKPEWKPEAELPYNTRDFKTPNYGMQTFGELFTSRQLVALNTFCDLVDEVREIIKKNAIGIGIKNDNLSQNKDGTGTTAYADALATYLAFAVDRCTDYWSSIATWHNSNQQVRCTFARQAIPMTWDYIEANPFSNSSGGWISLYNSTIESLQNLSCSAKGIVTQIDAATSDIYRESIVVSTDPPYYDNIGYADLSDFFYVWLRRSLSSIYPDLFSTLLVPKEPELVATPYRFGGSKQKAKEFFETGLNKAFQRMRKMASNRYPLTIYYAFKQTETETNGNNGNSTIASTGWETMLEGLIQAGFSITGTLPMRSEQHHRMIANNSNALASSIALVCRPRTDDAPSVTRRQFLKQLQKEFPADLATLQQGNIAPVDLAQASIGLGMSVFSRYSKVLEADGNPMCVRTALQIINSYIDEFLNEQEGEFDPDTRWALTWFEQYQFEEGQYGDAETLSKAKNTSIKGLEEAGILTAKNGKVRLLQREELPENWNPAKDDRTPDWEATQYLIQTLDKQGEIGAAKLLAQLGDKGEICRDLAYRLYVICDRQGWTQEAISYNSLVTSWSEINRLAAMEQQLETVVQGELVV